Proteins co-encoded in one Aspergillus luchuensis IFO 4308 DNA, chromosome 6, nearly complete sequence genomic window:
- a CDS encoding DODA-type extradiol aromatic ring-opening family dioxygenase (COG:S;~EggNog:ENOG410PMBR;~InterPro:IPR014436,IPR004183;~PFAM:PF02900;~TransMembrane:1 (i31-51o);~go_function: GO:0008198 - ferrous iron binding [Evidence IEA];~go_function: GO:0008270 - zinc ion binding [Evidence IEA];~go_function: GO:0016491 - oxidoreductase activity [Evidence IEA];~go_function: GO:0016701 - oxidoreductase activity, acting on single donors with incorporation of molecular oxygen [Evidence IEA];~go_process: GO:0006725 - cellular aromatic compound metabolic process [Evidence IEA];~go_process: GO:0055114 - oxidation-reduction process [Evidence IEA]) codes for MSSAPIPPSSSSAPSSHQNTTSTPPKQKSTLAVLSLITLLLAIAVAGFWGYTGSTSIGSGGSTDANLFGLRRLLGAGGRASASRGFVASTTSTTTTPGGGSLSDRVTKKNKKLGEGGFEDRVTMARTPVYFLSHGGPNIMYDHEHPAYHKLGEIGKEITTKVKPRAVVVFSAHWQAGRDTIQVNTAEITDLIYDFYGFPSHYYKEKYPNVGSREVANKVLDALSQAGIKGEGVKRGLDHGVWASFKCAFEPEKNPLNVPVVQVSLFKTEDPIQHYRLGQAVSRLREENILIIVSGMAVHNLRDMQFTWGDPRPLPYTASFDEALKEAVTKAPAEREQAMADLLKRPDARQAHPYFDHLLPIHIGAGAAGDDVGRRLWTLKEGSMSWAQYRFGEIANSTSSL; via the exons ATGTCTTCTGCCCCCATtccgccatcctcatcctccgcaccatcatctcatcaGAACACTACTAGCACACCACCAAAACAGAAATCAACCCTGGCGGTCCTCTCCCTGATTACTTTGCTTCTGGCCATTGCTGTCGCTGGCTTTTGGGGCTATACGGGAAGTACTAGTattggtagtggtggtagtactGACGCCAATCTGTTCGGTCTTAGACGGCTTTTGGGTGCGGGTGGTAGGGCTTCTGCTTCGCGGGGTTTTGTTGCGagtactacttctactactactactcctggTGGTGGAAGTCTTTCGGATagagtgacgaagaagaataagaagttgggtgaaggagggtttGAAGATCGGGTTACGATGGCGAGAACGCCGGTTTATTTTTTGAGTCATGGTGGG CCGAATATCATGTATGATCATGAGCACCCGGCGTATCATAAGCTGGGTGAGATAGGGAAGGAAATTACTACCAAGGTGAAGCCGcgcgcggtggtggttttCTCGGCGCATTGGCAGGCGGGGAGGGATACTATTCAGGTTAATACGGCGGAGATTACGGATTTGATTTATGA CTTTTATGGCTTCCCTAGTCATTACTACAAGGAGAAGTATCCTAATGTTGGGAGTCGGGAGGTTGCGAATAAGGTCCTCGATGCGTTGAGCCAGGCGGGGATTAAGGGTGAGGGGGTGAAGAGAGGTCTTGATCATGGTGTGTGGGCGAGTTTCAAGTGCG CCTTTGAGCCTGAGAAGAACCCTCTGAATGTCCCTGTTGTGCAGGTATCGCTGTTCAAAACGGAGGATCCTATCCAGCATTACCGACTTGGTCAGGCGGTCTCGAGACTCCGTGAGGAGAACATCTTGATCATCGTCTCCGGTATGGCGGTGCATAACCTGCGTGATATGCAATTCACCTGGGGTGACCCGCGGCCTTTGCCGTATACTGCCAGCTTCGATGAAGCTCTGAAGGAGGCCGTCACGAAAGCGCCAGCGGAGCGAGAACAGGCCATGGCAGATTTGCTGAAACGGCCGGATGCTCGGCAGGCACATCCGTATTTCGACCACCTGCTTCCGATTCATATTGGAGCCGGGGCCGCGGGCGATGATGTTGGAAGGAGGCTGTGGACTTTGAAGGAGGGAAGCATGAGTTGGGCGCAATATAGATTCGGCGAAATCGCCAACAGTACTAGTTCTTTGTAG
- a CDS encoding putative chitin synthase activator (Chs3) (COG:M,O,T;~EggNog:ENOG410PHQ7;~InterPro:IPR011990,IPR006597;~PFAM:PF08238;~go_function: GO:0005515 - protein binding [Evidence IEA]) gives MAYPQHPAQRAPPMRNYGPRAPPARGGAYQGPPPNAQYDYGYDNQYYGYSNGPQGSGRGYPGDSAVPRSYGPPPGAPRPPRGGYGPPMEARGYAHRGRPPPPQGYDSRRGYGDRPPPQMRRPARPPQSPDKMAFDNPFPSFPTKDPRGPRSIEGEMAAMDLNGGPIPPSQVPDRPHTSHSRRPPRPVSPGRGRSNYPAAPVRSASTGRPAASSVRSDRPYTDPNDPPPVPHVNRSATMPVQPTMSPPPPKPLYPGQSTYQDPYSQPQPGPHEHFDTEAWVDSYYNSAHAGETDMPNFDAMPDFGKGGVIDESLPGLEQPKAKAPIESPPSSRGGYTAFNPHAASDPYPQSPVEARGAVAPNQFANAGFQFDLPNEGPPIQPAYAQAGAGYGYNPHPYEEPHPHDQGNWGAGMPAYPEPNSGYPVPEPSVRGNPPRPYRPNQPMPVTEPAPALNQPEAVDPQKNPDALPHHPVPFRPGHDQGSKPAPVRQYNNANASAPPPAASPPQAAPVEPAASGPVTQQELQQLQQMAKSRPSDNKTQLLLAKKLVEASTVLVDSSRMDPKTKAKARERYVMDGYKIVKKLASSGYADAQFFLADCYGSGQMGLQVDPKEAYSLYHSAAKAGHAQSAYRVAVCCEIGQEEGGGTKRDPFKAVQWYKRAASLGDPPAMYKMGMILLKGLLGQAKNPREGISWLKRAAERADAENPHALHELALMYANAGPNDVVVRDEAYASQLFHQAAELGYKFSQFRLGSAYEYGLMGCPVDFRQSIIWYTHAAAQGEHQSELALSGWYLTGAEGILQQSDTEAYLWARKAATAGLAKAEYAMGYFTEVGIGVAANLDDAKRWYWRAAAQQFPKARERLEEIKQGGARMQKTRLSRSAVNQQKQNEGDCVIM, from the exons ATGGCATACCCGCAACATCCAGCGCAGAGGGCCCCTCCGATGCGAAACTATGGTCCCCGCGCTCCTCCCGCCCGGGGCGGGGCCTACCAGGGTCCGCCGCCAAATGCACAATATGATTATGGCTATGACAACCAATACTATGGATACAGTAATGGTCCTCAGGGTTCAGGACGCGGTTATCCCGGTGATAGCGCAGTCCCACGGTCTTATGGGCCTCCGCCAGGGGCTCCGCGGCCTCCGCGTGGTGGCTATGGACCCCCGATGGAGGCTCGTGGATATGCACATCGCGGACGCCCTCCACCGCCGCAGGGATATGATAGCCGTCGTGGCTACGGGGACAGACCACCTCCTCAGATGAGACGAC CTGCTCGTCCGCCGCAATCCCCTGATAAGATGGCATTTGATAATCCATTTCCATCTTTCCCCACGAAAGACCCGCGCGGACCGAGAAGTATTGAAGGTGAGATGGCCGCAATGGACCTCAATGGTGGCCCAATACCCCCTTCACAGGTGCCGGATCGTCCGCATACCTCGCACAGTAGGCGACCACCTAGACCTGTATCCCCCGGTCGTGGTAGAAGCAACTACCCCGCCGCTCCTGTGCGATCAGCAAGTACTGGCCGTCCGGCAGCTTCGTCTGTTCGAAGCGACAGGCCGTACACCGATCCTAATGACCCGCCGCCTGTACCACACGTCAATCGAAGTGCTACCATGCCGGTCCAGCCGACAATGtcacctccgccgcccaaGCCTCTGTACCCTGGGCAATCAACCTACCAGGATCCTTACTCTCAACCGCAACCGGGTCCGCATGAGCATTTCGATACTGAGGCATGGGTGGacagttattataattcGGCTCATGCTGGGGAGACTGATATGCCCAACTTCGATGCGATGCCTGATTTCGGGAAGGGCGGAGTGATTGATGAAAGCTTGCCCGGCCTTGAACAGCCGAAGGCCAAGGCACCCATCGAGTCGCCACCCTCATCTCGTGGGGGATACACCGCGTTCAACCCTCATGCAGCGAGCGATCCTTATCCGCAGTCTCCAGTGGAAGCCAGGGGCGCAGTTGCGCCGAATCAATTTGCAAACGCAGGCTTTCAGTTTGACCTGCCGAATGAGGGTCCACCAATCCAACCTGCCTATGCTCAGGCTGGTGCTGGATATGGTTACAATCCGCATCCCTACGAGGAGCCCCACCCTCACGATCAGGGGAACTGGGGCGCTGGAATGCCAGCTTATCCTGAACCCAATAGCGGCTATCCTGTCCCAGAGCCTTCTGTCCGGGGCAATCCACCTCGCCCCTACAGGCCCAATCAACCGATGCCTGTGACTGAACCCGCACCAGCTTTGAATCAGCCCGAAGCTGTAGATCCCCAAAAGAATCCTGATGCtctccctcaccatcccGTTCCTTTCCGGCCGGGCCACGATCAGGGAAGCAAACCTGCACCGGTACGGCAATATAACAATGCCAACGCATCAGCTCcccctcctgctgcttccCCGCCGCAAGCCGCGCCCGTGGAACCAGCTGCATCCGGTCCTGTCACCCAGCAGGAACTTCAACAACTTCAACAGATGGCCAAAAGTAGGCCGTCAGACAACAAGacccagcttctccttgcGAAGAAGTTGGTTGAGGCGTCGACCGTCCTGGTTGACAGCAGTCGGATGGATCCCAAGACCAAAGCGAAAGCCCGCGAGAGGTATGTTATGGATGGCTACAAGATCGTCAAGAAGTTGGCATCCAGTGGATACGCGGACGCTCAGTTCTTCCTTGCGGATTGTTATGGGTCAGGACAGATGGGTCTTCAAGTGGATCCCAAGGAAGCTTACAGCCTATATCATTCCGCTGCTAAGGCGGGACATGCCCAGTCTGCCTACCGAGTCGCTGTATGCTGCGAGAtaggacaagaagaaggcggaggcACTAAACGCGACCCTTTCAAAGCGGTGCAATGGTACAAGCGTGCTGCATCATTGGGAGACCCGCCTGCGATGTACAAGATGGGAATGATCTTGCTCAAAGGCCTTCTTGGGCAGGCCAAGAACCCTCGCGAAGGTATCTCTTGGCTAAAGCGTGCCGCAGAGCGTGCCGATGCCGAGAACCCACATGCCCTTCATGAGCTTGCACTTATGTACGCAAATGCGGGTCCCAATGATGTCGTTGTTCGGGATGAAGCCTACGCAAGCCAACTTTTCCACCAGGCTGCCGAATTGGGATACAAATTCTCTCAATTCCGCTTGGGATCTGCATATGAGTACGGCTTGATGGGATGCCCTGTCGACTTCCGTCAGAGTATCATCTGGTACACTCATGCTGCTGCCCAAGGAGAGCACCAGAGTGAACTTGCTCTCAGTGGATGGTACCTTACTGGAGCGGAGGGTATCCTCCAGCAAAGTGACACGGAAGCCTATCTCTGGGCGCGCAAAGCCGCGACTGCCGGTCTCGCCAAAGCAGAATACGCGATGGGATATTTCACCGAAGTCGGTATCGGTGTAGCTGCCAACCTGGACGATGCGAAGAGGTGGTACTGGCGGGCAGCTG CACAACAATTTCCCAAAGCGCGTGAGCGTCTCGAGGAGATCAAGCAGGGCGGCGCTCGGATGCAAAAGACCCGACTGTCCCGGTCTGCTGTCAATCAACAAAAGCAGAACGAAGGCGATTGTGTCATTATGTAA